In Levilactobacillus brevis, a single genomic region encodes these proteins:
- a CDS encoding DUF3290 domain-containing protein codes for MTFYTYGYLTTQHSTWQYVRIGLLIALLVISIGLFVYYLRHQWNVKYKDLSIITATVLLLVLGLQINSLVSLQSATKQTGQITSTVQQVAQQLKVKPAKLSVNATTTGSDLLVKSPKGYYRLVYSSDGASFVLEKLTLEHPQIKLVKE; via the coding sequence ATGACTTTCTATACTTACGGCTACCTGACCACGCAGCATAGCACTTGGCAATACGTGCGGATTGGCCTGCTCATTGCCCTGTTGGTCATTTCAATCGGACTATTCGTTTATTACTTACGGCATCAGTGGAACGTGAAATACAAAGATCTCAGTATCATCACCGCTACGGTATTATTGCTGGTGTTGGGGTTGCAAATCAACAGCTTGGTCTCGCTACAGTCCGCCACCAAACAAACTGGACAGATTACGTCGACCGTCCAGCAGGTGGCTCAGCAACTTAAGGTCAAGCCGGCTAAGCTCAGCGTCAACGCCACCACGACCGGTAGCGACTTGTTGGTGAAGTCGCCCAAGGGTTACTACCGCCTCGTGTATAGCTCGGACGGCGCAAGCTTCGTGTTGGAAAAATTAACGTTAGAACATCCGCAGATCAAGTTGGTAAAGGAGTAG
- a CDS encoding NUDIX domain-containing protein, translating into MAADRLQEKWQIYNRQLQCIGTRRREETLAPGEYHLVVNAFIFNDAGQVLLQQRSPDKLYFPNYWDSSVGGSVQAGETIETAMHREINEEIGWDVPVVAADNYLLTPHSHWVSAWFAFRTSQPAQAFTVQRAELQRVAYFDRPAAHAHLQQIGFDPYTAELDRAWQHLQRQKDFS; encoded by the coding sequence ATGGCTGCGGATCGTTTACAAGAGAAATGGCAAATCTATAACCGACAACTCCAGTGCATCGGGACACGCCGGCGGGAGGAAACGCTGGCACCGGGCGAATACCATCTCGTGGTCAACGCCTTCATCTTCAACGACGCCGGACAGGTACTGCTCCAGCAGCGGTCACCCGACAAGCTCTATTTTCCCAACTATTGGGATTCATCGGTCGGCGGTTCGGTACAGGCCGGCGAAACGATCGAAACAGCCATGCACCGTGAAATCAACGAGGAAATTGGCTGGGATGTCCCGGTAGTGGCGGCCGACAACTACCTGTTGACCCCGCATTCTCACTGGGTGAGCGCGTGGTTTGCCTTTCGCACGTCTCAACCCGCGCAGGCCTTTACGGTTCAGCGGGCGGAACTGCAACGCGTGGCCTATTTTGACCGTCCAGCCGCCCATGCCCACCTGCAGCAGATCGGCTTTGACCCCTACACAGCGGAACTTGACCGCGCCTGGCAACATCTTCAGCGGCAAAAAGACTTTTCATAA
- a CDS encoding Lyzozyme M1 (1,4-beta-N-acetylmuramidase) has protein sequence MPSYDTVDTSNNNGIMTVANWRSMKKYGVKAMIAKLSEGTYFTDQTAKPSIRNAVSAGLHVNGYHFSRFTTVAGAKAEAQMAARSALKAGLGKNSVIVLDFEATNSGWNQNSKIVKAWINEVHRMGYPKTDVYTMGSWINSVPLNNSGRGGWVANYPYNPSGFKLYTGYNGWQWTSSMHFPGCYGTFDVSQMYSNYYYGTTTKTIKPKKAIYYRYNPKMIYARTPINRYKDVAFKHKVDNFPAGTVFAIAKVVTYGKITRFQLANGYYITSNQTNVNRLYYSVDGGVKRVKSVRGTHRYKDKALKHVVDWQPAGTEFDVAKIVKYGDTTRIQLANGYYISGNKKINKFVK, from the coding sequence ATGCCAAGTTATGATACTGTTGATACGTCTAATAACAACGGAATCATGACCGTTGCCAATTGGCGTTCAATGAAAAAGTATGGCGTCAAAGCCATGATAGCTAAGCTATCCGAGGGCACGTACTTCACTGACCAAACGGCCAAGCCAAGCATTCGTAACGCGGTATCTGCTGGCTTACACGTCAACGGCTATCACTTTTCCCGATTTACGACAGTGGCTGGTGCTAAGGCTGAAGCCCAGATGGCAGCCCGAAGTGCGCTTAAGGCAGGATTGGGTAAGAACAGTGTGATCGTACTTGATTTTGAAGCCACTAACTCTGGTTGGAATCAGAACTCTAAAATTGTTAAGGCCTGGATCAACGAAGTTCATCGCATGGGCTATCCTAAGACAGACGTCTATACGATGGGCAGTTGGATTAATTCAGTGCCATTGAACAACTCGGGCCGTGGCGGTTGGGTGGCTAACTATCCTTATAACCCGTCCGGGTTTAAGCTTTATACCGGATATAATGGCTGGCAATGGACGTCAAGCATGCACTTCCCAGGTTGCTATGGGACGTTTGACGTGTCGCAGATGTACTCTAATTACTACTATGGCACCACAACTAAGACGATCAAGCCTAAGAAGGCCATCTATTATCGGTATAACCCCAAGATGATCTATGCCCGGACACCGATTAATCGTTACAAGGACGTTGCCTTCAAGCACAAAGTGGACAACTTCCCAGCCGGAACTGTGTTTGCGATTGCTAAAGTGGTGACCTACGGCAAAATTACCCGGTTCCAATTGGCAAATGGCTATTACATCACGTCTAACCAAACCAATGTTAATCGCTTATATTATTCCGTTGATGGCGGTGTTAAACGAGTGAAGTCTGTTCGCGGTACTCATCGGTACAAGGACAAAGCCCTTAAGCATGTTGTGGACTGGCAACCAGCCGGCACCGAATTTGATGTCGCTAAGATCGTCAAGTATGGAGATACAACTCGGATTCAGTTGGCTAACGGATACTATATCAGTGGAAACAAGAAGATTAACAAATTTGTCAAATAA
- a CDS encoding MucBP domain-containing protein, which yields MTRQVKTSLWLTAAVALVGTGIFAEQTTTVHAKVPQTEQTTRKKDANLEWFKNPELRTIVFNSLNKYNRGNWKTEGSISKNDMKKLKVLILDKDTVGRTGIQQGKGMDFSALAFATNLEEVRLDGSVTNFDHPGTGTNQGSKPRRNPRGALKSLAMFRSFHKLKTLALPNNSIEDISPLAGLSSLEYLDVSNNHIEDFSALQTSEFTTFKGDGQVITRSPSLDGTSLKSSIPNKTVWIDGKTHQMKPLQRYAELSHTEEKRSPDTNDLQGVQDFFKVRFSGGEAIENDQKGLDYPKLKTQEAIQASDNFTEGTLLAAGTANKYAMMGEIRDPESNKVIWTFVYSYRFKNEPAPITVSYVDTNGKKLKPDEVLYGGLGEKYDAEPGNFEGYEYQETQGEKSGVFTNEEREIVHVFAAIDDDDDDDTDEGDGDTNGSDGSDGDSDGDTDDNGSDGSSDGDTNGNGSDGSGDGDTNGNGSDGSGDGDTNGDGSDGSSDGDTNGNGSDGSGDGDTNGNGSDGSGDGNTGGNDSDGSGDGDTNGNGSDGSSDGDTNGNGSDGSGDGNTGGNGSDGSGDGDTGGNGSDGSSDGDMNGNGSDGSGDGDLDGNGSDGSGDGDTDGNGSDGSSDGDTNGNGSDGSGDGDTNGNGSDGSGDGNTNGNGSDGSGDGNTGGNGSDGSGDGNTGGNGSDGSGDGNTGGNGSDGSGDGNTGGNGSDGSGDGDTNGNGSDGSSDGDTNGNGSDGSGDGDTNGNGSDGSGDGNTDGNGSDGSGDGNTGGNGSDGSGNGSDGSGDGDLDGNGSDGSGDGNTGGNDSDGSGDGDTNGNGSDGSGDGNTGGNDSDGSGDGNTGGNGSDGSGDGNTGGNGSDGSGDGNTGGNDSDGSGDGDTNGNGSDGSGDGNTGGNDSDGSGDGDTNGNGSDGEGDGNTGGNGSDGSGDGNTGGNDSDGSGDGDTNGNGSDGSGDGNTGGNGSDNENDTGSDSNAGGSGNGNNTGNGGGAGNGNDNNTGTGNGGSNGNNTGSGNGSGTTTGNGTDTGNGSGSTGGNTTGSGSDQGSTGGQTSGSGDSATGGSTGSDLTSGSADDEVSDSADDDDSGYSYGSGSGSGSGGVGYTGDGDSGSGSGVTSLGHTSGFGGGSGSTGSGSLPQTGEKDSKAAWLGALLGSLLLGTWRIKRKRRR from the coding sequence ATGACACGACAAGTTAAAACGAGTCTTTGGCTCACGGCAGCAGTGGCTTTGGTGGGGACGGGGATCTTCGCCGAACAAACTACAACGGTTCACGCGAAAGTGCCACAAACGGAACAGACGACACGGAAAAAGGACGCCAACCTGGAGTGGTTCAAGAATCCTGAGCTTCGGACGATCGTCTTTAACTCACTGAACAAATACAATCGGGGGAATTGGAAGACAGAAGGGTCTATTAGCAAGAATGATATGAAAAAGTTAAAGGTCCTGATTTTGGATAAGGACACGGTTGGGAGAACTGGTATTCAGCAGGGGAAGGGGATGGACTTCAGTGCGTTAGCTTTTGCAACAAATCTGGAAGAAGTCAGACTCGACGGTTCCGTCACCAACTTTGATCATCCGGGAACAGGTACCAATCAGGGGTCTAAACCACGTCGAAATCCACGAGGTGCGCTGAAGAGCCTGGCAATGTTTAGAAGTTTCCATAAGCTTAAGACCTTAGCGCTTCCCAACAACAGTATTGAAGATATTAGCCCGTTGGCTGGCTTATCTAGCCTGGAATACTTAGACGTTTCTAATAACCACATTGAGGATTTCTCGGCGCTTCAAACGTCAGAATTTACGACCTTTAAAGGTGATGGTCAGGTGATTACCCGATCGCCATCCTTAGATGGAACGTCACTCAAATCAAGCATTCCCAACAAGACGGTTTGGATTGACGGTAAGACACACCAAATGAAACCGCTTCAGCGATACGCCGAACTGTCGCATACTGAGGAGAAACGATCACCGGATACGAATGATTTGCAGGGTGTACAAGACTTCTTCAAGGTTCGCTTCAGTGGTGGTGAAGCGATTGAAAATGATCAGAAGGGGTTAGATTATCCAAAATTAAAAACACAAGAAGCGATTCAAGCCAGCGACAACTTTACCGAAGGCACGCTCCTTGCTGCTGGAACAGCGAATAAATATGCGATGATGGGTGAAATTCGCGATCCCGAGAGTAATAAAGTCATCTGGACATTCGTTTATTCTTACCGGTTTAAAAATGAACCGGCACCGATTACGGTCTCGTACGTGGATACCAACGGAAAGAAATTGAAACCGGATGAGGTTCTGTATGGCGGTTTAGGTGAGAAATACGATGCCGAGCCAGGTAACTTTGAGGGTTATGAATATCAGGAAACTCAAGGAGAAAAATCGGGCGTCTTTACTAACGAAGAACGCGAAATCGTCCATGTGTTTGCGGCCATCGATGACGATGATGACGATGACACAGACGAGGGCGATGGCGATACCAACGGCAGTGACGGCTCCGATGGTGATAGCGATGGCGACACTGACGACAACGGTTCTGACGGTAGTAGCGATGGCGACACGAACGGCAACGGTTCCGACGGTAGTGGCGATGGCGACACGAATGGGAATGGTTCCGACGGTAGTGGCGATGGCGACACGAACGGCGACGGTTCCGACGGTAGTAGCGATGGCGACACGAACGGGAATGGCTCCGACGGTAGTGGCGATGGCGACACGAACGGCAACGGTTCCGATGGTAGTGGCGACGGCAACACCGGTGGCAACGACTCTGATGGCAGTGGCGATGGCGACACGAACGGCAACGGTTCCGACGGTAGTAGCGATGGCGACACGAACGGCAACGGTTCCGACGGTAGCGGCGATGGCAACACTGGCGGTAATGGCTCCGACGGTAGTGGCGACGGCGACACCGGCGGTAATGGTTCCGATGGTAGTAGCGATGGCGATATGAACGGGAATGGTTCCGATGGTAGTGGCGACGGCGACTTAGACGGCAACGGTTCTGACGGTAGTGGCGACGGCGACACCGACGGGAATGGTTCCGATGGTAGTAGCGACGGCGATACGAACGGGAATGGTTCCGATGGTAGTGGCGACGGCGATACGAACGGGAATGGTTCCGATGGTAGCGGCGACGGCAACACGAACGGCAACGGTTCTGACGGTAGCGGCGACGGCAACACCGGCGGTAATGGTTCCGACGGTAGCGGCGATGGCAACACTGGCGGAAATGGTTCTGACGGTAGCGGCGATGGCAACACTGGCGGTAATGGTTCCGACGGTAGCGGCGATGGCAACACCGGCGGTAATGGTTCCGATGGTAGTGGCGATGGCGACACGAACGGTAACGGTTCCGACGGTAGTAGCGATGGCGACACGAACGGTAATGGTTCCGACGGTAGTGGCGATGGCGACACGAACGGTAATGGTTCCGACGGTAGTGGCGATGGCAACACTGACGGAAATGGTTCCGACGGTAGCGGCGATGGCAACACTGGCGGAAATGGTTCTGACGGTAGCGGCAACGGTTCTGACGGTAGCGGCGACGGCGACTTAGACGGCAACGGTTCTGACGGTAGCGGTGACGGCAACACCGGCGGTAACGACTCCGATGGCAGTGGCGATGGCGACACGAACGGCAACGGTTCCGACGGTAGCGGTGACGGCAACACCGGCGGTAACGACTCCGATGGCAGTGGCGATGGTAATACTGGCGGCAACGGTTCTGACGGTAGTGGCGACGGCAACACCGGTGGCAACGGTTCCGACGGTAGCGGCGACGGCAACACCGGTGGCAACGACTCTGATGGCAGCGGCGATGGCGACACGAACGGCAACGGTTCCGACGGTAGCGGCGACGGCAACACTGGTGGCAACGACTCTGATGGCAGTGGCGATGGCGACACGAACGGCAACGGTTCTGACGGTGAAGGCGACGGCAACACCGGTGGCAACGGTTCCGACGGTAGCGGCGACGGCAACACCGGTGGCAACGACTCCGATGGCAGTGGCGATGGCGACACGAACGGCAACGGTTCTGACGGTAGTGGCGACGGCAACACCGGTGGTAACGGTTCTGATAACGAAAACGACACGGGATCGGATAGCAATGCCGGCGGAAGTGGCAACGGTAATAACACCGGCAACGGTGGTGGAGCTGGCAACGGTAACGACAATAACACCGGCACTGGCAACGGTGGTAGTAACGGCAACAACACTGGAAGTGGTAACGGTAGTGGCACGACCACTGGCAACGGGACCGACACCGGGAATGGTTCTGGCTCAACAGGGGGCAACACCACTGGCAGCGGCAGCGACCAAGGGAGCACGGGTGGTCAAACGTCTGGCTCTGGCGATAGCGCCACGGGCGGTTCCACTGGCAGTGACCTGACTAGCGGTAGCGCTGACGATGAAGTTTCGGACAGTGCGGACGATGATGATTCCGGCTACAGCTACGGTTCCGGATCAGGGTCCGGTTCCGGTGGTGTTGGCTACACGGGTGATGGCGACTCCGGCAGTGGTTCCGGCGTCACCAGTCTCGGCCACACGAGTGGCTTTGGCGGCGGTTCTGGGTCCACGGGTTCCGGTAGCTTACCACAAACCGGCGAAAAGGACTCCAAGGCCGCTTGGCTAGGCGCGCTTTTGGGAAGCCTGCTGCTGGGCACTTGGCGGATCAAACGGAAGCGGCGTCGGTAA
- a CDS encoding baseplate J/gp47 family protein, which translates to MADTSTEYGATEHGYIAEPEDAILIDLFELAGSLMGANIDTSEKSVLGSFIRIVAHRMAIYEQTIGKVWDSWFYDTATGVNLDKVVALLGLTRNKAQPAYVTLSFTGKPDTVIDPDEMFETEDGQIFMLEDTLILDADGNGSGTAVSMDESADANVAAETITKQTMPVEDITSVTNPIAATGGMVTEDDETFRKRVEIFEKSLSGATQDGIKSSVANVAGVDQVEVNVNDTNETDANDDPPKSIHVYATGGIDGDVAQAISDVIAGGTQTVGSTVCRILDRGGHPQEIHFDRPTGVPLFMSITLDIDSTLFESDGVDQIKDNIKTYLNSLTMGDKVRFTYLYTLVYSVTGVTDADIKIGRSKETLTSADIQLATFEAVAYEDGDIEVVTNAD; encoded by the coding sequence ATGGCGGATACTAGTACTGAGTATGGGGCGACCGAACATGGCTATATCGCAGAACCCGAAGATGCAATTTTAATTGATCTCTTTGAGCTGGCTGGTAGCCTGATGGGAGCCAACATTGATACCTCTGAGAAGTCAGTTCTAGGTAGCTTCATTCGTATCGTAGCTCACCGTATGGCAATTTACGAGCAGACCATCGGTAAGGTCTGGGATTCCTGGTTTTACGATACTGCCACGGGAGTTAACCTGGATAAGGTTGTCGCACTGCTGGGGCTGACACGAAACAAAGCCCAACCAGCTTATGTAACGCTTAGCTTCACCGGAAAACCAGATACCGTAATTGACCCGGACGAAATGTTTGAGACTGAGGACGGCCAAATTTTCATGCTCGAGGACACGTTAATCTTGGACGCTGATGGTAACGGGTCTGGAACCGCAGTATCGATGGACGAGTCCGCCGATGCTAACGTAGCAGCGGAAACTATTACTAAGCAGACAATGCCGGTCGAAGATATCACATCCGTGACAAACCCGATTGCGGCGACTGGTGGCATGGTGACTGAAGATGATGAGACCTTTCGTAAACGCGTAGAAATTTTTGAGAAATCATTGTCTGGAGCCACTCAAGACGGGATTAAATCGTCTGTAGCAAACGTAGCTGGTGTGGACCAAGTAGAGGTCAACGTCAACGACACCAATGAAACTGATGCTAATGATGATCCGCCTAAGTCTATTCACGTCTATGCCACAGGGGGAATCGATGGGGACGTCGCACAAGCAATCAGTGACGTGATAGCGGGAGGTACCCAAACAGTGGGTTCTACAGTATGCCGAATTCTTGACCGAGGCGGACACCCGCAGGAAATTCACTTTGACCGACCAACCGGGGTCCCACTCTTCATGTCGATTACTTTAGATATAGACAGCACGCTGTTTGAATCTGATGGTGTTGACCAAATCAAAGACAACATTAAAACGTACCTTAACTCCTTAACGATGGGAGATAAGGTGCGTTTTACGTATCTGTATACTTTGGTCTATAGCGTTACGGGGGTTACGGATGCCGACATCAAGATTGGCCGTTCAAAGGAAACTTTGACATCCGCTGATATTCAGCTTGCGACCTTTGAAGCAGTAGCCTACGAAGATGGAGATATCGAGGTGGTTACGAATGCAGATTGA
- a CDS encoding LysM peptidoglycan-binding domain-containing protein, producing the protein MVKPVYKRTRDGTSEFFGAYMHEYGKNKMSQRIGIHAKTEDDDSASEVTQYAIEKGEPITDHSRPTSKTITLSILIQEDTMAKANKVWTKLNKWRFDGTQVVFKGAVVYYKHLQIEDLTRHGEKYASTIEATMSLKFVHFAKTSRIKKKGKKNNGKKKRTGSTKSEKTKRTYRKTKAGDTYWGFHQSFGTSIATLRKWNKYPDRKIPIGVRVRVK; encoded by the coding sequence ATGGTAAAACCTGTATACAAGCGAACTCGGGATGGGACTTCCGAGTTTTTTGGTGCATACATGCACGAGTACGGAAAAAATAAGATGTCTCAACGAATCGGGATTCATGCCAAGACTGAGGATGATGATTCTGCTTCAGAAGTAACTCAGTATGCTATTGAAAAAGGCGAACCCATCACTGATCATTCGCGGCCAACAAGTAAGACAATCACCCTTTCAATCTTGATTCAAGAAGACACGATGGCTAAGGCCAATAAAGTCTGGACCAAATTAAATAAATGGCGGTTTGATGGTACTCAGGTGGTCTTTAAGGGTGCTGTCGTTTACTACAAGCATCTTCAAATCGAAGACTTGACCCGACATGGCGAGAAGTATGCCTCAACCATTGAAGCTACTATGAGTCTGAAGTTTGTACATTTCGCGAAGACTTCCCGAATCAAGAAAAAGGGGAAGAAAAACAACGGTAAGAAGAAACGCACCGGTAGCACCAAATCCGAAAAGACCAAGAGGACTTATCGCAAGACCAAGGCCGGTGATACCTACTGGGGTTTCCATCAAAGTTTTGGAACCTCGATTGCAACGTTACGCAAGTGGAATAAGTATCCGGATAGGAAGATTCCGATTGGTGTCCGGGTTCGAGTTAAGTGA
- a CDS encoding helix-turn-helix domain-containing protein, whose translation MQAIGTTLKSIRLAKGFTQKDVYGNLISRSFASRLESGHHDIAAEKLFEILDRLGVSADEFRFIQNHYQATASELARSQVMLAYDQQNFPLIGRLADRYARSENPAERRIGVMATLLIAAFDQRKIVMTPAMTTLWQQLSLTKTWTLQELTFGSLILVLAEHQQTDLAATIRKYHLACDRYVSAVADPFHVMDTRASFDLVAMQLLLTQKRYTAAKAFKSQFTAGYTVHFTSDGNLEQTLSAWLWESYFGDSTVADHLAHTLEQLPPSRFSLTLHTLLRLWGRRAQDYHRHRSN comes from the coding sequence ATGCAAGCAATTGGAACGACACTCAAGTCTATTCGCCTGGCCAAGGGATTTACCCAAAAGGATGTCTACGGCAACCTCATTTCCCGCTCGTTCGCCAGTCGTCTGGAGAGCGGACACCACGACATTGCGGCGGAAAAACTCTTTGAGATTCTCGATCGACTCGGCGTCAGTGCAGACGAATTTCGATTTATTCAAAATCACTACCAAGCCACCGCCAGTGAATTGGCGCGTAGTCAGGTCATGCTCGCTTATGATCAGCAAAACTTCCCACTGATTGGCCGACTCGCTGACCGGTACGCGCGCAGTGAAAATCCGGCAGAACGGCGCATCGGCGTCATGGCGACCCTCCTCATCGCCGCCTTTGACCAACGTAAAATCGTCATGACCCCAGCAATGACGACCCTCTGGCAGCAGCTTTCACTCACGAAGACTTGGACGCTGCAGGAATTGACCTTTGGCTCGTTAATTTTGGTGTTGGCGGAACATCAGCAGACTGATTTAGCCGCCACGATTCGTAAATACCATTTGGCCTGCGACCGTTACGTCTCGGCCGTCGCCGATCCCTTTCACGTCATGGACACCCGCGCTTCCTTCGACTTGGTCGCCATGCAACTTCTGTTGACTCAAAAGCGGTATACCGCGGCTAAGGCGTTTAAATCCCAATTTACCGCCGGATACACGGTTCATTTCACCAGCGACGGTAACCTTGAGCAAACACTCTCCGCGTGGTTGTGGGAAAGCTACTTCGGCGATTCCACAGTTGCCGACCACCTCGCACACACACTAGAGCAGCTTCCCCCTTCCCGTTTCAGCCTCACCCTGCACACGTTGCTACGCCTCTGGGGACGGCGCGCCCAAGATTATCACCGCCATCGTTCGAATTGA
- a CDS encoding RNA-directed DNA polymerase: MKRYGHLFEKVVDPENIKLAILQASKGKRNHRNVKRVLNDIDVYVMRIQTMLLSYEYQPSHVAEKSIMERGKHRIITSSPFFPDQIIHWALMLVLQPVFLKSMYEYNMATIPSRGTGQGRRVLVKWLKSDPKHTKYCLKMDVHHFYPSIDHGILKQKLKHRFKDERVLKLLFDIIDCYSSGLPLGLYTSQWLANFYLESLDHKIKNDWGATYYMRYMDDLVILGPNKRKLHKLELKITGFLANEKLQTKGNWQVFHIRDRPIDFLGFRFYRSHLTLRSSIALRIRRRLKRIKQHTFITTADARVVISYWGWLKHSNSFNFYQKYVKPNCSIKTAKKVIKNANKRRSS; encoded by the coding sequence GTGAAAAGATACGGACACTTGTTTGAAAAGGTGGTTGATCCTGAAAATATTAAGTTGGCAATCTTACAGGCATCAAAGGGTAAAAGAAATCATCGGAACGTTAAACGAGTTCTAAATGATATTGATGTCTATGTAATGCGAATTCAGACTATGCTATTGAGCTATGAATATCAGCCAAGCCATGTTGCCGAAAAAAGTATCATGGAGCGTGGAAAGCACCGGATTATTACCTCTTCACCGTTCTTCCCTGACCAGATTATTCACTGGGCGTTAATGCTGGTTCTACAACCGGTTTTTCTGAAAAGTATGTATGAATATAACATGGCAACCATTCCCAGTCGGGGAACTGGTCAAGGGCGTAGAGTGCTTGTTAAGTGGTTAAAGAGTGACCCCAAGCACACTAAGTATTGTTTAAAAATGGATGTACACCATTTTTACCCATCAATTGATCATGGGATTTTAAAACAAAAGCTGAAGCATCGCTTCAAAGATGAGCGAGTTTTAAAACTTCTCTTTGACATTATTGACTGTTATTCAAGCGGATTGCCATTAGGGCTTTATACTTCCCAATGGTTAGCAAATTTCTATTTAGAATCCCTTGACCACAAAATTAAAAATGACTGGGGTGCCACGTATTATATGCGCTATATGGACGATTTGGTGATTCTGGGTCCGAATAAGCGTAAACTTCATAAATTGGAACTTAAGATCACTGGTTTTCTGGCAAATGAGAAATTGCAGACTAAAGGTAATTGGCAAGTTTTTCATATCCGCGATCGCCCCATTGACTTTTTGGGATTTCGCTTTTATCGAAGCCACTTAACCTTACGATCAAGCATTGCCCTTAGAATTCGGAGGCGGCTGAAACGCATTAAACAGCACACGTTTATCACCACCGCTGATGCTAGGGTGGTCATCAGCTATTGGGGGTGGCTAAAACACTCTAATAGTTTTAACTTTTATCAAAAATACGTTAAACCAAACTGTTCAATTAAAACAGCAAAGAAGGTAATAAAAAATGCTAATAAGCGCAGAAGTTCCTAA